A portion of the Halogeometricum sp. S1BR25-6 genome contains these proteins:
- a CDS encoding phytoene desaturase family protein, whose protein sequence is MKSVSDLSAVEGSSVVVVGGGFGGLSTACYLADAGADVTLLEKNEQLGGRASRLERDGFRFDMGPSWYLMPDVFEDFFGHFDRTPSDYYGLTRLDPHYRIFFKDGDSVDMVSDLEANKETFESYEPGAGEQFEKYLEKSEKNYEVGMEHFVYTDRTELSDFATWDVMKNARGLSLVGSMQDHVERYFSHPKLQQIMQYTLVFLGGAPNNTPALYNLMSHVDFNMGVYYPDGGLGGVVDGMAELGKELGVDFRVNAPATEIRGREGGFVVRTEGGEFYSDYVVSDADYRHTEMDLLPEGKRQYDEDYWDTRTYAPSAYLLYLGVEGDVPNLEHHTLVLPTDWNDHFEKIFDDPAWPDDPAYYLCVPSKTDDDVAPEGHSNLFALVPIAAGLDDTPERREEYRNLVLDDIAEHTDEDLRDRIVFEESFCVSDFAERYNSTRGTALGLAHTLRQTALLRPPHHSEEVPGLYFTGSFTTPGIGVPMCLISGRLTAEEMAERVA, encoded by the coding sequence CGCCGACGCCGGCGCCGACGTGACCCTCCTCGAGAAGAACGAACAGTTGGGCGGGCGGGCGAGTCGCCTCGAACGGGACGGGTTCCGCTTCGACATGGGGCCCTCGTGGTATCTCATGCCCGACGTGTTCGAGGACTTCTTCGGCCACTTCGACCGCACGCCCTCGGATTACTACGGGCTGACGCGACTGGACCCCCACTACCGCATCTTCTTCAAGGACGGCGACAGCGTCGACATGGTGTCGGACCTCGAAGCGAACAAGGAGACGTTCGAGTCGTACGAACCCGGCGCGGGCGAGCAGTTCGAGAAGTACCTGGAGAAATCCGAGAAGAACTACGAGGTGGGGATGGAGCACTTCGTCTACACCGACCGGACCGAACTCTCCGATTTCGCCACCTGGGACGTGATGAAGAACGCGCGCGGCCTCTCGCTCGTCGGGTCGATGCAGGACCACGTCGAGCGCTACTTCTCGCACCCGAAACTCCAGCAGATCATGCAGTACACCCTCGTCTTCCTCGGGGGCGCGCCGAACAACACTCCGGCGCTGTACAACCTCATGAGCCACGTCGATTTCAACATGGGCGTCTACTACCCCGACGGCGGACTCGGCGGCGTCGTCGACGGCATGGCCGAACTCGGCAAGGAACTCGGCGTCGACTTCCGCGTGAACGCCCCGGCGACGGAGATTCGCGGCCGCGAGGGCGGGTTCGTCGTCCGCACCGAGGGCGGGGAGTTCTACTCCGACTACGTCGTCAGCGACGCCGACTACCGACACACGGAGATGGACCTCCTGCCCGAGGGCAAGCGGCAGTACGACGAGGACTACTGGGACACCCGGACGTACGCCCCCTCCGCCTACTTACTCTACCTCGGCGTCGAGGGCGACGTGCCGAACCTCGAACACCACACGCTCGTCCTCCCGACGGACTGGAACGACCACTTCGAGAAGATATTCGACGACCCGGCGTGGCCCGACGACCCCGCCTACTACCTCTGCGTCCCCTCGAAGACGGACGACGACGTCGCCCCCGAGGGACACTCGAACCTGTTCGCTCTCGTGCCCATCGCCGCCGGACTCGACGACACGCCGGAGCGGAGAGAAGAGTATCGAAACCTCGTACTGGACGACATCGCGGAGCACACCGACGAGGACCTGCGCGACCGCATCGTCTTCGAGGAGTCCTTCTGCGTGAGCGACTTCGCCGAGCGCTACAACAGCACGCGCGGGACGGCGCTGGGCCTCGCGCACACGCTCAGGCAGACGGCGCTCCTGCGCCCGCCGCACCACTCCGAGGAGGTTCCCGGCCTCTACTTCACGGGGTCGTTCACCACGCCCGGCATCGGCGTCCCGATGTGTCTCATCAGCGGACGTCTGACGGCCGAAGAGATGGCCGAACGGGTCGCGTGA